The bacterium DNA segment TATATTCACATTCCATGTTTCTTGTCCTGGGACAGCCTCGGTCAGGATAATCGGTATTCCTTTGGTCAATGTCTCTGAAATAGAAGTTCCACCTGGTTTCGTTACGACCAGGTCTGAGGCAGACATCAATTCCTCCATATTTTCCACAAAACCAAAGATTTTGGTTTTTATTTTAAGTTGATTAGCAATTTGGGTTAATTTTGCCTTTAACTCCTCATTTTTACCAGCAACGACTAATAATTGCAATGGGAAATCTATCCCCATAAAACCCTGTAATAGTTTTGCTACTTTTCCCATACCATATCCACCGCAGAGGATAAGCACTACCTTCAGGTCTTTTTGTAAGTTGAATTTTTGGTACAGGGCATTTTTATCCTGGGGTTTAAAAAACTTTGGGTCAGTTGGGAGTCCGCCACTAATTCTGATTTTTTCATCGGGAATCCCTTTATTTTTTAAATAAATTGCTACTTCTGAAGATGGTAATATAAATAAATCTACATACTTGTTTATTCCCATTGGATAGACATGGTAGTCGGTCACAACTGAGATGAGAGGTAAATTAATCAATCGTTGCTTTTTGAGTTCTCCCACACCATTGGCAATAAATGGATGTGTCGAAACAAGAATGTCCGGGTTAAATTGGTCAATTACAAGTTTACTACTTCGAGCAT contains these protein-coding regions:
- a CDS encoding glycosyltransferase; the protein is MKKIVILTVLAGMGHIRAAEAIAKGIKELYNDVDVQTIDPMSTTEPKLQQFLNHAYLFLANYTPPFWGWIYNSRILSSAYSPIRWYLKRIYARSSKLVIDQFNPDILVSTHPFIANGVGELKKQRLINLPLISVVTDYHVYPMGINKYVDLFILPSSEVAIYLKNKGIPDEKIRISGGLPTDPKFFKPQDKNALYQKFNLQKDLKVVLILCGGYGMGKVAKLLQGFMGIDFPLQLLVVAGKNEELKAKLTQIANQLKIKTKIFGFVENMEELMSASDLVVTKPGGTSISETLTKGIPIILTEAVPGQETWNVNILLKAGVVIQPENQAEIPGLIIKLITEKETLREMQHKINEKFANIKAVYNIAKIIRGDE